One window of Vibrio sinaloensis genomic DNA carries:
- a CDS encoding sigma-54-dependent transcriptional regulator — MPPSFDPNKASQYQAFSVLVVDDELGMQTILNKALSKWFAKVDCVGSIEQAESLRTEHHYDLIVLDINLPGRSGIEWEEAFTDPERKADVIFMTGYADLETAISALKLGASDFILKPFNLEQMLQAVQRCMDKRLEQRHQYALRHDFKRHITTDIVGGSDKTKQLKQLISQFAPSRASVLIEGESGTGKELVARGVHEASQRSGPFVPINCGAIAPDLLESELFGHNAGAFTGAKKSREGLFRVANGGTLFLDEIGEMPLTMQSALLRVLEQRTIRPVGSEKEVTVDVRVVAATNRNLQQEVAKGHFRQDLYYRLNVLKIDVAPLRERKADLIELVPFFTKMLSAELGMPDPKWAHEDILAMNEYDWPGNIRELKNLIERCILLGKPPAHYWREIHGETLKPSVTMTVSNGAELIELTSSSTQGQGYPNSWCLKDVEKAHIQQLVDYHDGNKSAAARDLGVARKTLERKFKEWESEESSYAD, encoded by the coding sequence ATGCCTCCTTCCTTCGATCCAAACAAAGCGTCTCAATATCAAGCCTTCTCTGTTCTCGTCGTCGATGATGAACTAGGTATGCAAACCATCCTCAACAAAGCATTGAGCAAATGGTTTGCTAAAGTCGACTGTGTTGGCTCTATTGAACAAGCGGAGTCGTTGCGCACAGAGCATCACTATGATTTGATTGTGCTCGATATCAACTTGCCAGGTCGCTCCGGGATAGAGTGGGAAGAAGCTTTTACCGATCCGGAGAGAAAAGCCGATGTGATCTTTATGACCGGCTACGCAGATTTGGAAACCGCCATTTCAGCCCTTAAGCTTGGCGCGTCGGACTTTATTCTCAAACCTTTCAACCTAGAGCAGATGCTGCAAGCGGTGCAGCGATGTATGGATAAAAGGCTCGAGCAGCGCCATCAATATGCGCTACGCCATGACTTTAAGCGCCATATTACGACAGATATCGTCGGTGGCTCCGACAAAACCAAGCAGCTCAAGCAGTTGATCAGTCAGTTTGCGCCGTCACGAGCGTCGGTGTTGATCGAGGGGGAGTCGGGAACTGGTAAAGAACTGGTAGCGCGCGGGGTGCATGAAGCGAGTCAACGCAGTGGCCCATTTGTCCCAATCAACTGTGGCGCGATTGCGCCGGATCTTCTAGAAAGTGAACTGTTTGGGCACAACGCTGGTGCGTTTACTGGCGCAAAGAAGAGCCGTGAAGGCCTATTTAGAGTCGCGAATGGAGGCACGCTGTTTCTAGACGAAATTGGTGAAATGCCACTGACTATGCAGTCTGCGCTGTTGCGTGTGTTAGAGCAGCGTACCATTCGCCCGGTGGGCTCGGAAAAAGAAGTCACCGTTGACGTGCGAGTGGTCGCGGCGACTAACCGCAATCTGCAACAAGAGGTAGCAAAAGGGCATTTCAGACAAGATCTCTATTATCGGTTGAATGTACTTAAAATCGATGTCGCGCCGTTACGCGAACGAAAGGCAGACTTAATCGAGCTGGTGCCATTTTTTACCAAGATGTTGTCGGCGGAACTCGGTATGCCTGATCCTAAATGGGCTCATGAGGACATTTTGGCCATGAATGAGTATGACTGGCCGGGAAACATCCGCGAGCTCAAAAACCTCATTGAACGTTGTATCTTGCTCGGTAAGCCGCCAGCGCATTACTGGCGTGAGATACACGGAGAGACACTTAAACCATCGGTGACGATGACAGTGTCAAATGGCGCAGAATTGATCGAGCTGACTTCGAGCAGTACGCAGGGTCAAGGCTATCCCAACAGCTGGTGTTTGAAAGATGTTGAGAAAGCGCACATTCAGCAACTGGTTGATTACCATGATGGCAACAAGTCAGCGGCGGCACGCGATCTTGGCGTGGCAAGAAAAACCTTAGAGCGCAAGTTTAAAGAGTGGGAGAGTGAGGAGTCGAGCTATGCCGATTAG